The following coding sequences are from one Lysobacterales bacterium window:
- a CDS encoding cation transporter, with product MMQDLARQKNVLRQVLLWNLALFAGLGVAGWVADSSALLANALDNGSDAAVYLLSYLAIDRHSTWKRGAATVSGILLLMFAVAVLADVVRRWMYGAEPVGPVMIGLALVAASINLWCLVLLRRVRSDDVNMKAAETFSVNDFVSNGGVIVAGALVLWLGSSWPDLVAGALIAAVAFKGGIEILQSVREDKRSDG from the coding sequence ATGATGCAGGATCTGGCTCGTCAGAAGAATGTGCTGCGGCAGGTGCTGCTGTGGAACCTCGCGCTGTTCGCAGGCCTGGGCGTGGCCGGCTGGGTGGCCGATTCCAGCGCCCTGCTCGCAAATGCCCTCGACAACGGTTCGGATGCGGCCGTGTACCTGCTGAGCTACCTCGCCATCGACCGTCACTCCACGTGGAAGCGAGGAGCGGCGACCGTGTCGGGGATCCTGCTGTTGATGTTCGCCGTTGCGGTGCTGGCGGACGTCGTCCGGCGATGGATGTACGGGGCAGAGCCGGTCGGCCCGGTCATGATCGGGCTCGCGCTGGTCGCCGCTTCGATCAATCTGTGGTGTCTCGTATTGCTGCGCCGTGTCCGTTCCGACGACGTGAACATGAAGGCGGCGGAGACCTTCAGCGTCAACGACTTCGTTTCCAATGGCGGCGTGATCGTGGCCGGAGCGCTCGTGCTCTGGCTCGGTTCGTCCTGGCCGGACCTGGTGGCCGGTGCATTGATTGCCGCAGTCGCGTTCAAGGGCGGCATCGAGATCCTGCAGAGCGTGCGCGAGGACAAGCGATCCGATGGATAG
- a CDS encoding efflux RND transporter periplasmic adaptor subunit: protein MFTAALLIAVIGGYGLAKLTGGQDAGPTPASRADDDGHDEKGEHDDHGEEEAVGEAEGEEGLVVLTQPQIEASGIQVVAVGRGGGSETRLSGRVESAIGARAAVAASVGGRVERVIVAPGTSVSAGQPLAVIVSGEAATMRANADAARAEAEAARLVYQRDQALVTQGVVARQELEASRARSLAADAASRAAAAEVAAAGSPNAGGRVTITSPVSGVVGAVQVTPGGFVAAGDVVANVADPSQTELVFSAPPALAAQIAPGARVEVTGTNGSFSALVIGVAADVREQGGMAIIRARAESGPLPPAGSPVSGIVVAAANGEALTVPADAVQTVEGRSVVFVAGDDGFRATPVLAGRRAGGRIEILNGLAGDERVAGSNAFLLKAELAKGEAGDDD from the coding sequence ATGTTCACCGCGGCGCTGCTGATCGCCGTCATCGGAGGCTATGGCCTTGCCAAGCTCACCGGCGGGCAGGACGCCGGCCCCACCCCGGCGAGTCGCGCCGACGATGATGGCCATGACGAGAAGGGCGAGCATGACGACCACGGCGAGGAAGAGGCCGTTGGCGAGGCCGAGGGCGAGGAAGGCCTGGTCGTCCTGACGCAGCCGCAGATCGAAGCGTCGGGCATCCAGGTCGTTGCCGTGGGCCGGGGCGGCGGAAGTGAGACGCGCCTGAGCGGTCGCGTCGAGTCGGCGATCGGCGCACGCGCCGCAGTCGCCGCCTCGGTCGGCGGCCGCGTCGAGCGCGTCATCGTCGCGCCCGGAACTTCGGTCAGCGCCGGCCAGCCGCTCGCGGTGATCGTCAGCGGCGAAGCGGCGACGATGCGGGCGAACGCGGATGCCGCGCGCGCCGAGGCGGAAGCGGCGCGGCTGGTCTATCAACGTGACCAGGCGCTGGTGACCCAGGGCGTCGTCGCCCGGCAGGAACTCGAGGCGTCCCGCGCCCGCTCGCTGGCGGCCGATGCGGCGTCCCGGGCCGCAGCAGCGGAGGTCGCTGCGGCCGGCTCGCCGAACGCGGGCGGACGCGTGACCATCACCAGCCCGGTGTCCGGCGTCGTCGGCGCGGTCCAGGTGACGCCCGGCGGCTTCGTCGCCGCGGGCGACGTCGTGGCCAATGTGGCGGATCCCTCTCAGACCGAACTCGTCTTTTCCGCTCCGCCCGCGCTCGCCGCGCAGATCGCGCCCGGTGCGCGCGTCGAAGTCACTGGCACGAATGGAAGCTTCAGTGCACTCGTGATCGGGGTGGCCGCCGATGTGCGTGAACAAGGGGGCATGGCCATCATCCGCGCGCGCGCCGAGTCCGGCCCGCTGCCGCCGGCGGGCTCGCCCGTCTCCGGCATCGTCGTGGCCGCGGCAAACGGCGAGGCCCTGACTGTGCCTGCCGACGCCGTGCAGACGGTGGAGGGCCGATCGGTCGTGTTCGTGGCCGGCGACGACGGCTTCCGCGCGACCCCGGTGCTGGCCGGCCGACGCGCGGGCGGACGCATCGAGATCCTCAACGGGCTTGCCGGCGATGAGCGCGTCGCTGGCAGCAACGCGTTCCTGCTGAAGGCCGAACTCGCCAAGGGCGAGGCCGGGGACGACGACTAA
- a CDS encoding transposase, which translates to MPRLATSRRQAAGCAPLPSAHTGSRYARHAPERTLLYALVEAHYPDFIARIEAEGRSLPGYVREAFDAYLRCGVLQHGFLRVVCEHCRAERLVAFSCKKRGFCPSCGARRMAESARHLVEEVFGPRPVRQWVLSFPYPLRFLFASKPEAIGPVLGIVQRVIAGWLADQAGIDRASAQCGAVTLIQRFGSALNLNIHFHMLWLDGVYVEATELPRRELRLHRARAPTTAQLTQLAATIAHRVCRHLTRKGWLEGEGESAFLADSAAGDDSMDGLRMSSITYRIATGRDAGCKVVTLQTLPGDAGSLEGEAGKVGGFSLHAGVAAEAHESHKLEKLCRYITRPAISEKRLSIALQGRVRYQLKTPWRNGTTHVEWDPVDFIAKLAALVPPPRAHLTRFHGVFAPNAALRAQLTPSGRGRRHDAAVEPADASANDAPRSPEEKRRSMSWAQRLKRVFSIDVTACVHCGGTVRIVASIEEPAAIRAILGHFVKQGAREEAHYRPAARAPPVQAA; encoded by the coding sequence GTGCCGCGCCTCGCCACATCCCGGCGGCAAGCCGCGGGATGCGCGCCACTGCCGTCCGCCCACACCGGTTCGCGGTACGCGCGCCACGCGCCCGAGCGCACGCTGCTGTACGCGTTGGTAGAGGCGCACTACCCGGACTTCATTGCACGGATCGAAGCGGAGGGCCGCTCGCTGCCCGGGTATGTCCGCGAGGCGTTCGATGCCTACCTGCGTTGCGGCGTGCTCCAGCACGGCTTCCTGCGGGTGGTGTGCGAGCACTGCCGTGCAGAGAGGCTGGTGGCCTTCTCCTGCAAGAAGCGCGGGTTCTGCCCGAGTTGCGGCGCGCGACGCATGGCTGAGAGTGCGCGGCACCTGGTCGAGGAGGTGTTCGGCCCGCGGCCTGTGCGGCAATGGGTGCTGAGCTTTCCGTACCCCTTGCGTTTCCTGTTCGCCAGCAAGCCAGAAGCCATTGGCCCGGTGCTGGGCATCGTGCAGCGCGTGATCGCCGGCTGGTTGGCCGATCAAGCCGGCATCGACCGCGCCAGCGCCCAGTGCGGCGCGGTGACGCTGATCCAGCGTTTCGGCAGCGCGCTGAACCTGAACATCCACTTCCACATGCTGTGGCTCGACGGCGTGTACGTGGAAGCCACCGAGCTGCCGCGGCGCGAACTGCGCCTGCACCGCGCCCGTGCGCCCACCACCGCGCAGTTGACCCAGCTGGCAGCTACCATCGCGCACCGGGTGTGTCGGCACCTGACGCGCAAAGGCTGGCTCGAAGGGGAGGGCGAATCGGCCTTCCTGGCAGACAGCGCTGCAGGCGACGACAGCATGGATGGGCTGCGGATGAGTTCGATCACCTACCGCATCGCCACCGGCCGCGACGCTGGCTGCAAGGTCGTCACGCTGCAAACGCTGCCCGGTGACGCCGGTTCGCTGGAGGGCGAAGCCGGCAAGGTCGGCGGCTTCTCACTGCATGCCGGCGTGGCGGCCGAAGCACACGAAAGCCACAAGCTGGAAAAGCTGTGCCGCTACATCACGCGCCCGGCGATCAGCGAGAAGCGGCTGTCGATAGCGCTCCAGGGCAGGGTGCGTTACCAGCTCAAGACCCCGTGGCGCAATGGCACCACGCATGTGGAATGGGATCCGGTGGATTTCATCGCCAAGCTGGCGGCGCTGGTCCCGCCACCGCGCGCCCACCTGACCCGCTTCCACGGGGTGTTTGCCCCGAACGCCGCCCTGCGCGCACAGTTGACGCCATCGGGGCGCGGCAGGCGGCATGACGCCGCTGTGGAGCCGGCGGACGCAAGCGCGAACGACGCGCCGCGCAGCCCCGAGGAGAAGCGCCGTTCGATGAGCTGGGCGCAACGCCTCAAGCGGGTCTTTTCCATCGACGTCACCGCCTGCGTCCACTGCGGTGGCACCGTGCGGATCGTCGCCAGCATCGAGGAACCTGCCGCCATCCGCGCCATCCTTGGCCACTTCGTGAAGCAGGGCGCGCGGGAAGAAGCGCACTACAGGCCCGCAGCGCGCGCACCGCCAGTGCAAGCCGCGTGA
- a CDS encoding heavy metal translocating P-type ATPase: MTEKLRIDLQILLPQVPDEADACVRRLIDDLDGRNGIEQVHLRPGSDSVPAELCVHYNPDVVPLARIREVVESAGAAISERYGHALWEVEGIGHPRRARTVAERLKSLAGVLEAEASAAGMVHVEYDRLEVSEDRILADLAGMRVVPAKPLDDDHAHGKGGAAHAHGGLLGPNTELIFSLACGALLLAGFLVDTLSAGAPAWVPLACYVAAYFFGGFYTLREAIDNLRLKRFEIDTLMLVAAAGAAALGSWAEGALLLFLFSLGHALEHYAMGRAKRAIEALAELAPDTATVRRDGRVQEIAVEELVVGDVVLVKPNERLPADGFLVLGSSSVNQAPVTGESIPVDKRPVDDPAMARMRPDGVDAASRVFAGTINGSGAIEVEVTRKSRDSALARVVQLVSEAETRKSPTQRFTDRFERIFVPAVLALAVLLLFAWVVIDEPFRDSFYRAMAVLVAASPCALAIATPSAVLSGIARAARGGVLIKGGAPLEELGALNAMAFDKTGTLTEGRPRITDVIAVDGVTEEELLTVAVAVESLSDHPLASAIARDGRERLGGREIPAANDLENLIGRGVTATLGDETVWIGKAGMFGV; encoded by the coding sequence ATGACCGAGAAACTGCGCATCGATCTGCAAATCCTGCTGCCGCAGGTGCCGGACGAGGCCGACGCCTGCGTCAGGCGGTTGATCGACGATCTGGACGGTCGCAACGGCATCGAACAGGTGCATCTCCGCCCGGGCTCGGACAGCGTGCCAGCGGAATTGTGTGTCCATTACAACCCGGACGTCGTGCCGCTCGCCCGCATCCGCGAGGTGGTTGAAAGCGCGGGCGCGGCGATCAGCGAGCGCTATGGTCATGCGCTGTGGGAGGTGGAGGGGATCGGCCACCCGCGCCGTGCGCGAACCGTCGCCGAGCGGCTCAAGTCGCTTGCAGGCGTGCTGGAGGCCGAGGCGAGCGCGGCGGGCATGGTCCATGTCGAGTACGACCGCCTCGAGGTGTCGGAGGATCGCATCCTGGCGGACCTGGCCGGGATGCGGGTCGTTCCGGCCAAGCCCCTGGATGACGACCATGCGCATGGCAAGGGCGGGGCGGCGCACGCGCACGGCGGGCTGCTGGGTCCGAACACCGAATTGATCTTCTCGCTGGCCTGCGGTGCCTTGCTCCTCGCCGGCTTCCTGGTGGACACGCTCAGCGCCGGTGCGCCCGCCTGGGTGCCGTTGGCCTGTTACGTCGCGGCGTATTTTTTCGGCGGCTTCTACACGCTGCGCGAGGCGATCGACAACCTGCGCCTGAAGCGCTTCGAGATCGACACCTTGATGCTGGTGGCGGCGGCGGGCGCCGCGGCGCTCGGCTCGTGGGCCGAGGGCGCGCTGCTGCTGTTCCTGTTCAGCCTCGGCCACGCACTCGAGCACTATGCGATGGGGCGGGCGAAGCGCGCCATTGAGGCCTTGGCCGAGCTTGCGCCCGACACGGCAACGGTGCGGCGCGACGGCCGGGTGCAGGAGATCGCGGTCGAGGAGCTGGTTGTCGGCGACGTGGTGCTGGTCAAACCGAACGAGCGCCTGCCCGCCGACGGCTTCCTCGTGCTCGGCAGCTCCAGCGTGAACCAGGCGCCGGTGACCGGCGAGAGCATCCCGGTCGACAAACGGCCCGTGGACGATCCCGCGATGGCGCGCATGCGGCCCGATGGTGTCGATGCCGCCTCGCGCGTGTTCGCCGGCACCATCAACGGCAGCGGTGCCATCGAGGTCGAGGTCACGCGCAAGTCCAGAGATTCGGCCCTGGCGCGCGTGGTCCAGCTGGTCAGCGAAGCCGAGACGCGCAAGTCGCCGACCCAGCGCTTCACCGACCGTTTTGAACGCATCTTTGTGCCCGCAGTGCTGGCGCTGGCTGTCCTGCTGCTGTTCGCCTGGGTGGTGATCGACGAGCCCTTCCGCGACAGCTTCTACCGCGCCATGGCAGTGCTGGTGGCCGCAAGTCCCTGCGCGCTGGCCATCGCCACGCCCAGCGCGGTCCTGTCGGGCATCGCCCGTGCGGCCCGTGGCGGCGTGCTGATCAAGGGCGGCGCGCCGCTGGAGGAACTAGGCGCGCTCAACGCGATGGCCTTCGACAAAACCGGCACCCTGACCGAGGGCCGTCCACGCATCACCGACGTCATCGCCGTCGATGGGGTGACCGAAGAGGAACTGCTCACTGTTGCGGTCGCGGTCGAGTCGCTCAGTGATCATCCGCTGGCCTCGGCCATCGCCCGGGATGGCCGCGAGCGGCTGGGTGGGCGCGAGATCCCCGCCGCCAACGACCTGGAGAACCTGATCGGCCGCGGCGTCACCGCCACGCTCGGCGACGAGACGGTGTGGATCGGCAAGGCCGGGATGTTCGGCGTATAG
- a CDS encoding TolC family protein encodes MAVGFAVAALAFALPSVAIEPVVDIAPPYEDLIARLDALPSSLEAVARYDAALARAEQARALPNPSIAYDRENVYGTGPYNGVGNAETTLTINQPLELFGQRSARIQAARSDANTAGLRREQARWQVAAQLALAYAEAEAAARRHDLAAEALSLTEQDARGVAAMVEQGREATLRGIQARSEVESARATVDEARALRDGAFARLSAIAMLDRPVQAIGASLLDRAPGQPGAGDDDPLAVQVAEAELDTASRLVTVEQRRARPDVTAVVGMRRYRETDDEAFTLGIELTVPLFDRNRGGIRAAYAEQRAAEARLIAQKQAVQAERFAATAALAASNARARAADSGVAAAEEAYRLSRIGFEAGRISQLELRSTRSALIASRNAAVDARIARVLAEIDLARLEGRAPFGESR; translated from the coding sequence ATGGCGGTCGGGTTCGCGGTGGCTGCCTTGGCATTCGCGTTGCCATCAGTGGCGATCGAACCCGTCGTCGACATTGCCCCGCCCTATGAAGATCTGATCGCTCGACTCGACGCACTGCCGTCGTCGCTCGAGGCCGTTGCCCGTTACGACGCGGCGCTCGCGCGCGCCGAGCAGGCGCGGGCCTTGCCCAACCCCTCGATCGCGTACGACCGGGAGAACGTTTACGGCACCGGCCCGTACAACGGCGTCGGCAACGCCGAAACGACCCTGACGATCAACCAACCCCTGGAACTGTTCGGCCAGCGCAGCGCCCGGATCCAGGCGGCACGCTCTGACGCCAACACGGCAGGCCTGCGCCGCGAACAGGCTCGCTGGCAGGTCGCGGCCCAGTTGGCGCTGGCTTACGCTGAGGCCGAAGCCGCGGCACGGCGCCATGATCTCGCGGCCGAGGCCCTTTCGCTGACCGAGCAGGATGCGCGCGGAGTCGCCGCGATGGTCGAGCAAGGGCGCGAAGCCACCCTGCGGGGCATCCAGGCCCGGAGCGAGGTCGAATCCGCGAGGGCCACGGTGGATGAAGCCCGCGCGCTTCGCGACGGCGCGTTCGCACGGTTGTCGGCGATCGCCATGCTCGACCGGCCGGTCCAGGCCATCGGCGCGAGCCTGCTCGACCGTGCGCCGGGCCAGCCTGGAGCCGGGGATGACGACCCGCTGGCGGTGCAGGTCGCCGAGGCCGAGCTCGACACCGCCAGCCGGCTGGTCACGGTCGAACAGCGCCGCGCACGCCCGGATGTCACAGCCGTCGTGGGCATGCGCCGGTACCGGGAAACCGACGATGAGGCGTTCACGCTCGGCATCGAACTGACCGTCCCGCTGTTCGATCGCAACCGGGGCGGTATCCGCGCCGCCTACGCCGAGCAGCGGGCCGCCGAAGCCCGGCTGATCGCACAGAAGCAGGCGGTGCAGGCGGAACGATTCGCCGCCACGGCCGCGCTTGCCGCCTCCAATGCCCGCGCGCGTGCCGCCGACAGTGGCGTCGCAGCCGCCGAGGAGGCTTACCGCCTGTCCCGCATCGGCTTCGAGGCTGGCCGCATCTCGCAACTTGAACTTCGCAGCACACGCTCGGCGCTGATCGCTTCGCGCAACGCCGCCGTGGATGCGCGGATCGCGCGCGTCCTTGCCGAAATCGATCTGGCGCGCCTGGAAGGCCGCGCCCCGTTTGGAGAATCCCGATGA
- a CDS encoding cation transporter, whose amino-acid sequence MSDCSSCGKVVDVAAMEDSQRRTLKVVLAINLATFVMMMGAAWFSRSSSLLSGGLDNLGDALTYAVSLAVVGSSLQTKAKVAFLKGLLILGAAVAVAVQIAWRLKNPGVPVFEAMGLAGVLNLAANAFCLWLLTPHRNGDINLSSAWECSRNDIYEGFAVLLAAFAVWVFGAGWPDLVIASALLLLFLRSASRVMRGTWQELRGTAMVRSSCESR is encoded by the coding sequence ATGTCAGATTGCAGCAGTTGTGGAAAGGTCGTGGATGTGGCGGCGATGGAGGATTCGCAGCGGCGCACCTTGAAAGTCGTGCTGGCCATCAATCTCGCCACCTTCGTCATGATGATGGGCGCGGCCTGGTTCAGCCGTTCTTCCTCACTGCTTTCGGGTGGGCTCGACAACCTTGGTGATGCACTCACATACGCCGTGAGCCTGGCCGTCGTCGGCTCGTCCCTGCAGACCAAGGCCAAAGTCGCCTTCCTCAAAGGGCTGCTGATCCTGGGCGCAGCAGTTGCGGTCGCGGTCCAGATCGCATGGCGGCTCAAGAATCCCGGCGTGCCTGTATTCGAGGCGATGGGGCTGGCGGGGGTGTTGAACCTGGCCGCCAACGCATTCTGCCTCTGGCTGCTGACTCCGCATCGAAACGGCGACATCAATCTGTCCTCCGCCTGGGAGTGCTCGCGGAACGACATCTATGAGGGCTTCGCGGTCTTGTTGGCGGCCTTTGCGGTGTGGGTGTTCGGAGCGGGCTGGCCGGACCTGGTCATTGCCTCCGCCCTGCTGCTGCTGTTCCTGCGATCCGCCAGCCGAGTGATGCGCGGTACGTGGCAGGAACTTCGGGGCACCGCCATGGTGCGTAGCTCCTGCGAGTCTCGCTAG
- a CDS encoding helix-turn-helix domain-containing protein, with product MKISEAAAASGCHLETIRYYERVGLIPSPKRTGSGYRAYTPADVERLRFVSRGRELGFSLEEIRSLLRLNDDPQLSCGDVDALARVHLTDIHQRLEALKRMAGELERVIVQCAGGERGACAILGALRCTGDDSASCAKPEGRQ from the coding sequence ATGAAAATCAGTGAAGCCGCCGCCGCCAGCGGCTGCCACCTGGAAACCATCCGCTACTACGAGCGGGTGGGGCTCATCCCATCGCCGAAGCGGACCGGGAGCGGATATCGCGCCTACACGCCGGCAGACGTGGAGCGGTTGCGGTTCGTCAGCCGCGGGCGCGAGCTGGGTTTCAGCCTGGAGGAGATCCGCAGCCTGCTGCGCCTGAACGACGATCCGCAGCTGTCGTGCGGCGACGTCGATGCGCTGGCGCGCGTGCACTTGACCGACATCCACCAACGGCTTGAGGCACTGAAGCGCATGGCTGGCGAGTTGGAGCGGGTGATCGTCCAGTGCGCCGGTGGCGAGCGCGGCGCGTGCGCCATCCTGGGGGCCTTGCGGTGTACGGGCGACGACTCCGCGTCGTGTGCGAAGCCGGAGGGCCGCCAGTGA
- a CDS encoding CusA/CzcA family heavy metal efflux RND transporter produces the protein MFKIIIETAVRYRWAVVFAAALVAVYGLFQLGKLPMDAVPDITNRQVQINTIAPALPPGQIERQVTYPIETALAGIPGLTSTRSLSRNGFSQITAIFTDQTDVYFARQQVAERMREVQEDLPEGVTPMMSPVTTGLGEVLMWTVDYVPFDPKTVGKPNNPGWQADEVYLTPEGERLATAQERATYLRTVQDWIIAPQMRSTPGLAGVDTIGGYVKEYAVRPNTAQLAANGLGLGDLVEALERSNVQAGAGYVQRAGEGLVVRADALAQTVDDVAQTPVANRDGVVIRVGDVASVGIGQAPRLGAASRDGHEAVLGTALMIAGGNSRTVAQAAAERLAEVNRSLPAGIVAEPVLDRSVLVNSTIKTVARNLTEGALLVIVVLFLLLGNMRAAAITALVIPLSFLFAVIGMNRFGISGNLMSLGALDFGILVDGAVIVIEATLLMLGQKQAELGRRLSAGERLGVAIQAARKMVRPAAFGQLIILLVFAPILTLEGVEGKTFQPMAATFMLALIGAFILSFTLVPAMAALFVRDPKMKSDATPEQGHEAAHHGEHETRIIRYVRGKAEPVIRAAVMRPRTVLIGAVTMLAIGFATFLSLGRELQPTLDEGNLAMQAVRVPSTSLEQSLAMQLALETVIASAPEVKTIFSRTGTAEAAIDPMPASVTDSVIMLKPKAEWPDSALDKEALIGRIESSIENQIGNAFEFSQPIEMRFNELISGVRTDLAVRVFGDDFDVLQPVAEQIAVKLRGIEGAADVRVEQVSGLPTLTVRIDHAAAAQYGLSAADVSQALATGVGGTAAGQIFEGDRRFDVVVRLDEDARNDPAQLAALPVVAPDGTVVPLSSVARIAVSEGLNQISRNDGSRRIVVQANVRGRDLGGFVGEAQAAVADLSLPSGVYLDWGGQFENLQRAEARLALVIPFVFLMIGSLLYMALGTIREAALVFVCVPLALVGGVLSLLVRGMPFSVSAAVGFIAVSGVATLNGLVLMQAIRERLTAGDSPREAAANGAGGRLRAVLTTALVAIVGFIPMAIATGAGAEVQKPLATVVIGGLISATVLTLLVLPTFAAQAMAHRPKGQAT, from the coding sequence ATGTTCAAGATCATCATCGAAACAGCGGTCCGCTACCGGTGGGCCGTGGTCTTCGCCGCGGCGCTCGTAGCCGTCTACGGCCTGTTCCAGCTTGGCAAGCTGCCGATGGACGCAGTGCCCGACATCACCAACCGGCAGGTGCAGATCAACACCATCGCGCCCGCGCTTCCCCCGGGCCAGATCGAGCGCCAGGTCACCTATCCGATCGAAACCGCGCTTGCGGGCATCCCGGGACTGACCAGCACGCGCTCGCTCTCTCGTAATGGGTTCTCGCAGATCACGGCGATCTTCACCGACCAGACCGATGTCTACTTCGCGCGCCAGCAGGTGGCCGAGCGCATGCGCGAGGTACAGGAGGACCTGCCCGAGGGCGTGACGCCGATGATGTCGCCGGTGACCACGGGCCTCGGCGAGGTGCTGATGTGGACCGTGGACTATGTACCGTTCGACCCGAAGACCGTCGGCAAACCGAATAACCCCGGCTGGCAGGCCGATGAGGTTTACCTGACCCCGGAGGGCGAGCGGCTGGCGACGGCGCAAGAGCGCGCCACCTACCTGCGCACGGTGCAGGACTGGATCATCGCACCGCAGATGCGTTCGACGCCGGGCCTGGCCGGGGTCGATACGATCGGCGGCTACGTCAAGGAGTACGCCGTCCGCCCGAACACCGCGCAGCTGGCCGCCAATGGCCTCGGCCTGGGCGACCTGGTGGAAGCGCTGGAACGTTCCAACGTCCAAGCCGGCGCTGGCTATGTCCAGCGTGCCGGTGAAGGGCTGGTCGTGCGTGCCGATGCCCTGGCGCAGACCGTCGACGACGTCGCGCAGACTCCGGTCGCCAATCGTGACGGCGTGGTGATCCGGGTCGGGGACGTGGCGAGTGTCGGCATTGGGCAGGCGCCGAGGCTGGGCGCCGCGAGCCGGGACGGCCATGAAGCTGTGCTCGGCACGGCGCTGATGATCGCCGGTGGCAACAGCCGCACCGTGGCGCAGGCGGCGGCAGAGCGACTGGCGGAGGTCAACCGCTCCCTGCCTGCCGGCATCGTGGCCGAACCGGTGCTCGACCGCAGCGTGCTGGTCAATTCCACTATCAAGACGGTCGCCAGAAACCTGACCGAAGGCGCATTGCTCGTGATCGTGGTGCTGTTCCTGCTGCTGGGCAACATGCGCGCGGCGGCGATCACCGCATTGGTGATCCCGCTCTCGTTCCTGTTCGCGGTGATCGGCATGAACCGCTTCGGGATCAGCGGCAACCTGATGAGCCTGGGCGCGCTCGACTTCGGCATCCTGGTCGACGGGGCGGTGATCGTGATCGAGGCCACCTTGCTGATGCTCGGCCAGAAGCAGGCGGAGCTGGGGCGCAGGCTCTCGGCGGGCGAGCGGCTGGGCGTGGCGATCCAGGCAGCACGGAAGATGGTGCGGCCGGCGGCGTTCGGCCAGTTGATCATCCTGCTGGTGTTCGCACCGATCCTCACGCTCGAAGGGGTCGAGGGCAAGACGTTCCAGCCGATGGCGGCCACGTTCATGCTCGCGCTGATCGGCGCTTTCATCCTGTCCTTCACCCTCGTGCCGGCGATGGCGGCGCTGTTCGTGCGCGACCCGAAGATGAAGTCCGATGCGACACCCGAGCAAGGACACGAGGCCGCGCACCATGGCGAGCATGAAACGCGGATTATCCGCTACGTGCGTGGCAAGGCTGAACCCGTCATACGCGCCGCGGTGATGCGGCCGCGCACCGTCCTGATCGGCGCGGTCACCATGCTCGCCATCGGCTTCGCCACGTTTCTTTCGCTGGGCCGGGAGTTACAGCCGACGCTGGATGAAGGCAACCTGGCGATGCAGGCGGTGCGGGTGCCTTCCACCTCGCTGGAGCAGTCGCTGGCGATGCAACTGGCCCTGGAGACGGTCATCGCAAGCGCACCCGAGGTCAAGACGATCTTCTCGCGGACAGGCACCGCGGAGGCGGCAATCGACCCGATGCCGGCCAGTGTCACCGACAGCGTGATCATGCTCAAGCCGAAAGCCGAATGGCCGGACAGCGCCCTGGACAAGGAGGCCTTGATCGGTCGGATCGAGTCCAGCATCGAAAACCAGATCGGCAATGCGTTCGAGTTCAGCCAGCCGATCGAAATGCGTTTCAACGAACTGATCTCCGGTGTGCGCACCGACCTGGCCGTGAGGGTGTTCGGCGACGACTTCGATGTCCTGCAGCCGGTCGCCGAGCAGATCGCGGTCAAGTTGCGCGGGATCGAAGGCGCGGCCGACGTGCGCGTGGAGCAGGTATCAGGCCTGCCCACGCTCACCGTGCGGATCGATCATGCTGCCGCGGCGCAGTACGGCCTGAGCGCGGCCGACGTCAGCCAGGCGCTGGCGACCGGCGTCGGCGGCACCGCGGCCGGCCAGATCTTCGAGGGCGATCGCCGCTTCGACGTGGTGGTGCGCCTCGACGAGGACGCCCGCAACGATCCGGCGCAGCTTGCTGCCCTGCCTGTGGTCGCACCCGACGGCACCGTGGTGCCGCTGTCTTCGGTGGCGCGCATCGCGGTCAGCGAAGGTCTCAACCAGATCAGCCGGAACGACGGCAGCCGCCGCATCGTGGTCCAGGCCAACGTCCGCGGCCGCGATCTGGGCGGCTTCGTCGGCGAGGCACAGGCCGCCGTGGCCGATCTTTCCCTGCCCAGCGGCGTCTACCTGGACTGGGGCGGGCAGTTCGAGAACCTGCAGCGTGCCGAAGCACGCCTGGCGCTGGTGATCCCGTTCGTGTTCCTGATGATCGGCAGCCTGCTGTACATGGCGCTCGGAACGATCCGCGAAGCAGCCCTGGTGTTCGTCTGCGTGCCATTGGCGCTGGTCGGCGGTGTCTTGTCGCTGCTGGTGCGCGGCATGCCGTTCTCGGTGTCGGCGGCGGTGGGCTTCATCGCCGTTTCCGGCGTGGCGACACTCAACGGTCTTGTGCTGATGCAGGCGATCCGCGAACGACTCACGGCCGGCGACTCGCCACGGGAAGCCGCCGCCAACGGTGCGGGAGGCCGCCTGCGCGCGGTGCTGACCACGGCGCTGGTGGCGATCGTCGGATTCATCCCGATGGCGATCGCGACCGGCGCGGGTGCGGAAGTGCAGAAGCCGCTCGCCACGGTGGTCATTGGCGGGTTGATTTCAGCTACCGTGCTGACCTTGCTGGTACTGCCCACTTTCGCGGCGCAGGCCATGGCACACAGACCGAAGGGGCAAGCGACATGA